The sequence below is a genomic window from Takifugu flavidus isolate HTHZ2018 chromosome 11, ASM371156v2, whole genome shotgun sequence.
ACGCAGGTCACATCCCAGCCAAACGCACGATGAGAAAACACAGGTGGGAACTTTCCAGAGTCCAGGAGGAAACCGATGAAGGAGAAACAACAGCCGTCACTGGGAATTGGAGCATTCCTGCTTTTTCCAgtagctgttgttgctgctcactGGATCAAAGACTAGCGAAGCAGCTTTGATGCAGTAAAGCTGCTGCTCAGAAACACTCGTTACTCGCTGTCACTCAGCTTTGCTCAGATTTGTTCGCTAAGTTTGGTGAGTCTGCCCGTGCCGGGGGTTCTGCTCCACAGAATCAACCCGTTCAGGCCGGCTGGCGATTATCAGCACGCTCAGCTGTAGCAGATGATTGGTGCTGATTACCAGGAGGCCCTCTCAGGGCGTGCACCACGGCCAGGTGATCGGGGACCCTGGCTGGGCTCGTGGTGGTGTTGTTCTCCACAGAGATGCTAATCATCAAGCATGTGCCGCAGGCATGATTAAATGTCACACAGCTCCCTCACTTTTGGCTCTGACTGTGAACAAACCTTCCCAACCCACCAGCTGAGCAACTGTAACCAAAGCATAGGCTGAACTACATGGGGCCACAGCGACCCCTACAGGAAAGGCGAGGAAAGGACACAATCGGGTCTGGATGCAGAGACCAAAGATTCCCTTAGTTGACTCTTCATTTGTGTTATTATAATAAAGAGTAGCAACAtcttaaaaatttaaaaaaaaaatcagacatcacatcatttaaaaaagaatttgTTGTGTGAAACACGACGATATTTCTCCAATAAAGCGCCCAAAGACCCAGATTCAACAGTACCAAGGAACTTTATTCAAGATACACAATTCATGAGTTCTGAGCAGATACGATAAAATAAGCAGAAAAATGAAGTGTAAAGAGAAAAATTCAGCTTTGCTCGACAAACAGAACCATGAAATCTGTTGCACAGCTTTGAGTTCCTGCTAATTTGTTGAATTTAAACGGCGTTCCAGAGCTTTGAACCAGCGACCTGCAGGTCAACGGAGCGTTGAGCTGTAACCTGGTGCATCACATGAGCTTCACAGTTTCAAGGTTTCAAAGCTCTGTCGGGTTAAAATACGTCCCATGATGCAAACAACAATTCAGGAATTTCAGttacaaataaataatacaaattTGTGCACGTGGGCGTGTTGTTAATGTTCATGATTGCATCAAAACAACAGTGGTAATAATCATGATAGTAATAACAGTCAACAGTAATAACACCATCCTGCCTCCGCGTGAAATGGAAGGAATAAAGTGCtcaagaagaaagaaaagaaaaatcggGACACAAAACAATAGAATGAATGACCGGGAATGACCAGGAATGACCGGGAATGACCGGGAATGACCGGGAATGACCAGGACTTCCACGTCCCCCTACACAGAGTGAGTCTGGGGCCCCTGCTGCCCTCTGATCATGTGGGTCAACCGGTCTTCCACTTGTGCTGCTTCCGGGCGGAGCGCTGGTGTTTTACACAACATGATCCGGATCAGCCGCATCTGCGAAAGAGGCagagaacaaagaaataatCTCATTTTCATCCAGTCAGACGTCTGTTTCCGGGTGGTTCTGTGGTGGGTGACCCGGTCCGTTTGATCAGGTGCTGCTGCGACCTCTCTGAAAGTTTAGCAATTCCAGCTAAACCTGGTGCAACCATCTCCTGACGTCCTGCGAATGATTCCGGTGCTCGCGCACCGTCCCGCGATCCATCAGGGACATCAAAGGAAAGTTCAATGACACGTTTTCTTCCCTAAAGGTTTCACCTTTTTTGGCAAATAGAACTTTACCTCTTCAAAGAAACGTTGTTGAAACTCCTTGGGGAACCTCTGACTTTTGGCCTCCTCGAAAAGCTGTCATCCAGGAGGAAAACCcggaaagaaggaaaaacaaaggttAAATGCTCATGAAAGCAGGCTGCAGGTCCTCATCTCCAcagctgacctttgccctctcgCTGCCAGTAGAGACTCTCCACCAGAGCTCCAGGAAGATCAGCCCCAGGGAAAATATGTCCACCTTTCCGTCATAATCGTCCATTTTCTACGATGACAAGAGCTTCATCTCAAATCCCGTCTcacacatttgtcattttatttgtgGTAATTCTGTAGTTTGGATTCTCGCGGGGCCTCACTTGTTCAGGAGCCATGTAAGACCTGGTCCCGACGTCCACGGTTCTGTTGTCATCAGCATTTTCTGTGGTGACCAGACCAAAGTCCCCAATCTTCACTTGTCCATCCAGGCCGAAAAGGATGTTGTCAGGCTTGAGATAGAAAAATAAGGAATAAACAGTAAAACCAGAACCAAACTACTGACATTCCCATTGGAGTGGAGCCATGTTCAGATCTGGGTTTTGGTTCTGGGAGGTCTTTTCTTAATAAAGGGGAAGTTTGACGCTTCTCAGGGAGCCTCGAGCATCAACTGAAGGTCCAGACTGAAGGTCTCGTGGtactggtccaggagggggaGCGGCAGCACTCTCTCACTCCAAGTTCATGAACCCTAGACCCAAACATGGCTCCATCATCTGAAAGCCTGGCTCCTGGCCTCACCCATCTGAGCTGGAGGGCAGAAAAGCCACTGTTggatatcggccccctgctgggccacattcagggTTCCTGTCTGGGTTCTCTGACCTTTCGGATTATTCCTGCATGAACTATTGCTGAAGAGCCTGTCTCACCTTCAGGTCTCTGTGGATGAAGCCCCTGGAGTGAATGTACGCCAGTCCACGTGTTATTTGGAGCGCGATCTCGGcactctcctgtctcctcttggAAGATTTTGGGGATTCGGAATTCTTATCACAAATCCACTTAGTCAGTGTTTTATTGGCACACAGCTCCATTTGAATATACAGGTAGCAGGATGCTGAACTTTCTGCCGACCTGGTTCAAAAGAGTAACAAGAGGAAGAGCGGTGAGAGGTCTGGAAGCGGAACGTTGAGAAGCTGAGGACTTacagggaggagctgagagaAGAGCCTGTTGAGCTGTTCTCAAATCCTGTTTCTTCCTCCCAACAGGAGTAATAACGGATGATATTAGGGTGTAACAACTCAGCCAGGACCTCCACCTCTCGGAGAGACTTCCTAAACAGAACGAAGATCAGTCACTTCCCAATCACATCCCAAACGACGGTAACACCCTCACCTTCTACGCTGGACGATCTTTACAGCGTAAACCTTCTGGAGGACTTTATCTCTCGCTTTGAGAACGTCACCAAACCCACCGCGACCCAGAAACCCCATGAACTCAAACTCCTCGGTGAACCTGGAGAAATGGAGCAGTTAGAGGGAGCggcgtggaggaggaagcagctgaCGCACCTGGAATATCTggtccctgtgtccctgtctgGGTCAGAATCCTGAAACATTCCAAAGACACAACTGTCACATTCTGCTCCGGTCTCCCAGCTCCTgacctgcctgtctcaccttctttcctgtctcaccttctttcctgtctcaccttcttcctgtctcaccatgtttcctgtctcaccttctttcctgtctcaccttctttcctgtctcaccttctttcctgtctcaccatgtttcctgtctcaccttctttcctgtctcaccatgtttcctgtctcaccttcttgcctgtctcaccttcttcctgtctcaccatgcttcctgtctcaccttcttgcctgtctcaccttctttcctgtctcaccatgcttcctgtctcaccttctttcctgtctcaccatgtttcctgtctcaccttctttcctgtctcaCCATGTTTCCTGTCTCACCATGTTGCCTGTCTCACCTTCTTTCTTGTCTCACCTTCTTGCCTGTCTCACCTTCTTGCCTGTCTCACCAtgtttcctgtctcaccttcttGCCTGTCTCACCAtgtttcctgtctcaccttctttcctgtctcaccttgccccccccccgccccggaTGTCCCATCTGAAGACGTCCCAGAGGGTTCGCCTTGTGTTCATTCCCTCTATTCCAACGTAGACCTGCTCTTCTTTATAAATAGCACATTACAAACTCTGTGTCTCCCCAGTCACCAGCTGTTGTTTATCATAAGAGGTTTTTACAGACCTGGTTGGAAGCTGATGTTTCGCTGTCAACGCCGGAGCTTTATGACAATGAGAGAAGGGAAAACAGACAAGTGGTTGATAGGTGCGCTGGGTGCGAGTCTTTACACGTAGATCTATATTTCATCATATTTATGGCTGTTTccttgctgctgtttttgtctttcattcatttaatgtgcaGATCTATAAAAATGTCTCCTCGCTGCACACGTGACTTTAAGCTCTTTACAATCTGGAAATCTTTTTCCTACCTGGTTTCTTGAGTCGAGGAAGTCTGCAACAACAAAGAATAACACAATTTTTACATCTTCCAATGAATTGCAAAATCATGCACATGTTCTTTCATGCcggcccccctcctgcccccggggggggggcggggcattGGTTTTCCTTCCATCTTGCTGATAATCTATTGTAATAAACTCTACTTAAATGAACATCTGACTCCATCACTAATGTGGAAGAAGCCGATAGACATTTTCTAAAAGAAATGGTAGCTGTGATTGATAAAAATGTATCTTTGATAGCTTGGAAGCAGCCGCTAAAGCCAACCTACCTCCTCAGCGCCACAGATCTCATTATATACCAGTCTAGCAGCTTCCTCCTTGGCTTCTCTCTTGGTTTTCCCCACAGCATCGGGATACTCTTGATCACCAACCACAAACCTACAGCACCTAACGACGCACAAACGATGCAACAGCATTTAGAGCGTCGGTGACGGAGCCAGAAGGACTGAAGATGCAGTGCAGATGCTTACAGCTCAGCTCCGTGAAGCCCCGGTCTTGTTGACTGCACTAATTTTACGCTCACTCGGTTTTTCTGACCATACTCATTAAGCCAGGCCACATAGTTAGTCCGAGTGATCGGGGCCTGACTGGGCGTCGATGGACGTTGTCCTGCATTTTCGGTCTGCTGAAATATGTTGAAGTGCATCAATATTCACACAGGCTGTCTGAAGTCTCACTGTTCTTACTGTTTCAGAGTCACGGCGCTCCTGCATCAAGGCTCTCCAGGCGATTTCAGCTGCTTTCTTTCTGGcttctttcttgtttttgcCAAGGCCTTCAGGATAGGCCTGACCATTTATGACTGCTCTTACACTAAACCTGAAGAGAGTTTATAAAAGGCTAGCATCATACATTAACATCCCAAAAATGATGCACGTGCATGCAGAATCATCTCACGGGGAATATGATGGCATAATTATGGAACTGGTATTGGTTGAGTTAAAGATGTAAATAGCTCTTCTTATTCAGTGAAAGCAGATACAgtcaccacacacatgcacaggaatCCTGCAATCTATAATAATAAAGGTCTAAATCGGAGAATCACTTCggctctttattttaaaaacaaaaaacaatccaGAATAGACACCAATTAGAGCCCGATTCCACTGAAACATTTCATGTCATACAGGTTCTAACAGCTCCTCTCAGGTCTGCTCACACGTCACCTGCTAAAACTCACACTTTGTTGTGATCCGGACCGTCACATCCAACATCTTCAAACTGCAGCTTCCACCGCATTTTCTGCGTGTGCTCGTTTAAGATAATCAGGTAGTTTTCCATGGTGAAGTGAGGAGAGCTGAAGTGCTTCGTATCTTTCGGGCTTCTGTCCTGAGTTTCGTTTCCTTGTCCGATGACGTCACCGTTTCCAGATATCGACGCGTTAACAAAATAATTTGacaagaaatgaaacaaaaacattattttatttattatattattttaaaacattatttgtGATTAATcaacattcttcttcttcttgttaaCACCCATTAAGAGTTTTACTGTAGTGCTGTAAAAGCTGAAGCTAAAGTCTCGACCGCACGTGTTGGCTACATTTGCGGGAACTCTGCCACCTCTTGACACTTTTAGAACTCTGCACATTGGTTTTATCACTGGTTAATCATTAAAACCAGACG
It includes:
- the eif2ak2 gene encoding LOW QUALITY PROTEIN: interferon-induced, double-stranded RNA-activated protein kinase (The sequence of the model RefSeq protein was modified relative to this genomic sequence to represent the inferred CDS: inserted 1 base in 1 codon): MENYVARLNEYAQENRLSLQYQDVGCDGPDHLKTFSVRAVINGQAYPEGLGKNKKEAKKKAAENAWRALMQELRDSETQTENAGQSPSTPSQAPITRTNYVAWLNEYGQKNRVSVKLVQSTRPGLHGAELCCRFVVGDQEYPDAVGKTKREAKEEAARLVYNEICGDEEPTCCDVAGDVPAGASTPKSTIEAREMLDTKQSSDVKRRIRLAANFPNVRRNIKEENMPNFSDMRVNEETPSRFTSEFDSIDLLARGSFGDVYKARSKLLGKEMAVKIVRCDDFRKALREVQALSELNHPNIVRYYTCWLEDARYEGRARSAQDSTLKYLYIQMELCSTETLRKWINKKNQNQNQWRKEESLSVFTQIVSGVEYVHSRKFIHRDLKPENIMFSSNKEVKIGDFGLVTAEADDAADAVKRTVYKGTPRYMAPEQKEKETYDRKVDIFALGLIYFELLWNFSHEERREVWKNIKTQKTPAAFSGSYPFEDQLIKRMLSMKPEDRPEAEAVKRELEHNPSCERTTCWVAYGFSAPGNETQDRSPKDTKHFSSPHFTMENYLIILNEHTQKMRWKLQFEDVGCDGPDHNKVFSVRAVINGQAYPEGLGKNKKEARKKAAEIAWRALMQERRDSETQTENAGQRPSTPSQAPITRTNYVAWLNEYGQKNRVSVKLVQSTRPGLHGAELCCRFVVGDQEYPDAVGKTKREAKEEAARLVYNEICGAEETSSTQETSSGVDSETSASNQDSDPDRDTGTRYSRCVSCFLLHAAPSNCSIXSRFTEEFEFMGFLGRGGFGDVLKARDKVLQKVYAVKIVQRRRKSLREVEVLAELLHPNIIRYYSCWEEETGFENSSTGSSLSSSLSAESSASCYLYIQMELCANKTLTKWICDKNSESPKSSKRRQESAEIALQITRGLAYIHSRGFIHRDLKLRWVRPGARLSDDGAMFGSRVHELGVRECCRSPSWTSTTRPSVWTFSPDNILFGLDGQVKIGDFGLVTTENADDNRTVDVGTRSYMAPEQKMDDYDGKVDIFSLGLIFLELWWRVSTGSERAKLFEEAKSQRFPKEFQQRFFEEMRLIRIMLCKTPALRPEAAQVEDRLTHMIRGQQGPQTHSV